Proteins from a single region of Streptomyces spinoverrucosus:
- a CDS encoding GNAT family N-acetyltransferase, translating to MSLVRRALPDDVEEVLRLRQVMIDSVFSGGSSSTEWHAESLPRLRARLAEPDGDFAAFVVDHPDRPGALAALAVGTLEYRIGKAGNPRGLVGYVFSVATDPDARRRGYARACTAELLEWFRERGVGQVDLTASAEAEPLYESLGFARTGDPFMRWVP from the coding sequence ATGAGTCTCGTACGCCGTGCCCTGCCGGACGATGTCGAAGAAGTGCTGCGCCTGCGCCAGGTGATGATCGACTCGGTGTTCTCCGGCGGGTCGTCGTCCACCGAGTGGCATGCCGAGTCCCTGCCGAGGCTCCGGGCGCGGCTGGCCGAACCGGACGGGGACTTCGCGGCGTTCGTGGTGGACCATCCGGACCGGCCGGGGGCGCTGGCGGCGCTGGCGGTCGGGACGCTGGAGTACCGGATCGGCAAGGCGGGCAACCCGCGCGGGCTGGTCGGGTACGTCTTCAGCGTGGCCACCGATCCGGACGCCCGCAGGCGGGGGTACGCGCGCGCGTGCACGGCGGAGCTGCTGGAGTGGTTCCGCGAGCGGGGCGTCGGGCAGGTCGACCTGACCGCGTCCGCCGAGGCGGAGCCGCTGTACGAGTCGCTGGGCTTCGCACGGACCGGGGACCCCTTCATGCGGTGGGTGCCCTGA
- the fasR gene encoding fatty acid biosynthesis transcriptional regulator FasR has product MPEPETSNTRTASHGVHPHSATLKRLEKSSGSLAAQAIARMDETLPWYRAMPPENRSWIGLVAQAGIAAFTEWFRHPDAPQAISTDVFGTAPRELTRAITLRQTVEMVRTTIEVMESAIDEVAAPGDESILREALLVYAREIAFATAQVYAQAAEARGAWDARLESLVVNAVLSGEADEGAVSRAAALGWNAPEHVCVVLGTAPDGDSELTVEAIRRAARHAKLQVLTGVLGDRLVVIAGGSDNPLAVAKSLIGPFAAGPVVAGPIVPDLLAATRSAQAAAAGLKACSAWQDAPRPVLADDLLPERAIASDPSAREQLVEEIYRPLEEAGSALLETLSVYLEQASSLEGAARMLFVHPNTVRYRLRRVTDVTGWSPSDVRSAFTLRIALILGRLADGDLQP; this is encoded by the coding sequence GTGCCCGAACCCGAAACCAGCAACACACGTACCGCCTCGCACGGCGTGCATCCGCACTCCGCGACCCTGAAGCGGCTGGAGAAGTCCTCCGGCAGTCTCGCCGCCCAGGCCATCGCGCGGATGGACGAGACGCTGCCGTGGTACCGGGCCATGCCCCCGGAGAACCGTTCCTGGATCGGGCTGGTCGCGCAGGCCGGTATCGCCGCGTTCACCGAGTGGTTCCGGCACCCGGACGCCCCGCAGGCGATCTCCACCGACGTCTTCGGCACCGCGCCACGCGAGCTGACCAGGGCGATCACGCTGCGGCAGACCGTGGAGATGGTGCGCACCACCATCGAGGTCATGGAGAGCGCGATCGACGAGGTCGCCGCCCCCGGCGACGAGAGCATCCTGCGCGAGGCGCTCCTGGTGTACGCGCGGGAGATCGCCTTCGCCACCGCCCAGGTGTACGCCCAGGCCGCCGAGGCACGGGGTGCCTGGGACGCGCGGCTGGAGTCGCTGGTCGTGAACGCCGTGCTGAGCGGCGAGGCCGACGAGGGCGCGGTGTCGCGGGCGGCGGCGCTGGGCTGGAACGCGCCGGAGCATGTGTGCGTGGTGCTGGGGACCGCACCCGACGGAGACTCCGAGCTGACCGTGGAGGCCATCCGGCGTGCGGCACGGCATGCCAAGCTGCAGGTGCTGACCGGGGTGCTGGGCGACCGGCTGGTAGTCATCGCGGGCGGCAGCGACAATCCGCTCGCCGTCGCCAAGTCGCTGATCGGGCCCTTCGCCGCAGGTCCGGTGGTCGCCGGCCCGATCGTGCCCGATCTGCTGGCCGCGACCAGGTCCGCGCAGGCCGCCGCAGCGGGGCTGAAGGCGTGTTCCGCCTGGCAGGACGCGCCGCGGCCGGTGCTGGCGGACGACCTGCTGCCGGAGCGCGCGATCGCCTCGGACCCGAGTGCGCGCGAGCAACTGGTGGAGGAGATCTACAGACCACTGGAGGAGGCCGGCTCCGCGCTCCTGGAGACGCTCAGCGTCTATCTCGAACAGGCGAGCAGCCTCGAAGGCGCCGCCCGGATGCTGTTCGTCCATCCCAACACCGTGCGCTACCGGCTTCGACGTGTGACTGACGTCACCGGTTGGTCGCCATCCGATGTACGTTCCGCGTTCACGTTGCGCATCGCGCTGATCCTGGGGCGTCTGGCTGATGGAGATCTCCAGCCCTAG
- a CDS encoding ketoacyl-ACP synthase III, giving the protein MSKIKPSKGAPYARILGVGGYRPTRVVPNEVILEKIDSSDEWIRSRSGIETRHWASDEETVAAMSIEASGKAIADAGISAEQVGAVIVSTVTHFKQTPAVATEIADKLGTAKAAAFDISAGCAGFGYGLTLAKGMIVEGSAEYVLVIGVERLSDLTDLEDRATAFLFGDGAGAVVVGPSQEPAIGPTVWGSEGDKSETIKQTVPWTDYRAGEVERFPAITQEGQAVFRWAVFEMAKVAKEALDAAGIEPTDLDVFIPHQANERIIDSMVKTLKLPESVTVARDIRTTGNTSAASIPLAMERLLATGEAKSGDTALVIGFGAGLVYAATVVTLP; this is encoded by the coding sequence ATGTCGAAGATCAAGCCCAGCAAGGGTGCCCCGTACGCGCGGATCCTCGGCGTGGGCGGCTACCGGCCCACCCGGGTGGTGCCGAACGAGGTGATCCTCGAGAAGATCGACTCGTCCGACGAGTGGATCCGTTCGCGCTCCGGCATCGAGACCCGGCACTGGGCGAGCGACGAGGAGACGGTCGCCGCGATGTCGATCGAGGCGTCCGGCAAGGCGATCGCCGACGCCGGGATCTCCGCCGAGCAGGTCGGCGCGGTGATCGTCTCGACCGTCACGCACTTCAAGCAGACCCCGGCCGTCGCCACCGAGATCGCCGACAAGCTGGGCACGGCCAAGGCCGCCGCCTTCGACATCTCGGCCGGCTGCGCGGGCTTCGGCTACGGCCTGACCCTCGCCAAGGGCATGATCGTCGAGGGCAGCGCCGAGTACGTCCTGGTCATCGGCGTCGAGCGGCTGAGCGACCTGACCGACCTGGAGGACCGGGCGACGGCCTTCCTGTTCGGCGACGGCGCCGGCGCGGTCGTCGTCGGCCCGTCGCAGGAGCCCGCGATCGGCCCCACGGTGTGGGGTTCCGAGGGCGACAAGTCCGAGACCATCAAGCAGACCGTGCCGTGGACGGACTACCGGGCCGGCGAGGTCGAACGGTTCCCCGCCATCACGCAGGAGGGCCAGGCGGTGTTCCGCTGGGCCGTGTTCGAGATGGCCAAGGTCGCCAAGGAGGCGCTGGACGCCGCCGGAATTGAGCCGACCGACCTGGACGTCTTCATTCCGCACCAGGCCAACGAGCGGATCATCGACTCGATGGTGAAGACACTCAAGCTGCCGGAGTCGGTCACGGTCGCCCGTGACATTCGCACCACCGGCAACACCTCGGCCGCCTCGATTCCGCTCGCGATGGAGCGGCTCCTGGCGACCGGCGAGGCGAAGAGCGGCGACACCGCGCTCGTCATCGGATTCGGGGCGGGTCTCGTGTACGCAGCGACGGTCGTTACTCTCCCCTAG
- a CDS encoding pirin family protein, with protein MDVRRAGERYPGGDPEAGIESRHAFSFGPHYDPDNLRFGALIACNEERLAPGAGFAEHPHSHTEIVTWVAEGELTHRDSTGHETVVRAGDVQRLSAASGVRHVERNDGERPLTFVQMWLAPLAPGGDPAYEIVHGIADATPYAVPEAGAMLHVRRLAPGERTAVPDAPHVYVHVVHGEVTLDAERLGPGDAARIVDAKDVEAVGVTSAELLMWEMA; from the coding sequence ATGGACGTGCGGCGCGCCGGTGAGCGCTACCCCGGAGGTGACCCGGAGGCCGGGATCGAGTCCCGTCACGCCTTCTCCTTCGGCCCCCACTACGACCCCGACAACCTGCGCTTCGGCGCCCTGATCGCCTGCAACGAGGAACGCCTGGCTCCCGGCGCCGGTTTCGCGGAGCACCCGCACAGCCACACCGAGATCGTCACGTGGGTCGCCGAGGGCGAGCTGACGCACCGCGACTCCACGGGGCACGAGACGGTCGTCCGCGCCGGTGACGTGCAGCGCCTGAGCGCCGCGTCCGGCGTGCGGCACGTCGAACGCAACGACGGCGAACGCCCGTTGACGTTCGTGCAGATGTGGCTGGCCCCGCTCGCGCCGGGCGGCGACCCGGCGTACGAGATCGTCCACGGCATCGCGGACGCGACGCCGTACGCGGTCCCGGAGGCCGGCGCGATGCTGCACGTACGCCGTCTGGCCCCGGGCGAACGCACGGCGGTCCCCGACGCCCCCCACGTCTACGTCCATGTGGTGCACGGCGAAGTCACCCTGGACGCCGAGCGCCTGGGCCCCGGTGACGCGGCCCGCATCGTGGACGCGAAGGACGTGGAGGCGGTGGGGGTGACGTCGGCGGAGCTGCTGATGTGGGAGATGGCCTGA
- a CDS encoding DUF3145 domain-containing protein: MTTRGVLYVHSAPRALCPHVEWAVAGVLGTRVNLDWIRQPAAPGTWRSEFSWQGEPGTASKLASALRGWQLLRFEVTAEPCATAEGERYSCTPDLGIFHAVTGIHGDILIPEDRLRAALTRAQQDETDLEAEIAKLLGKPWDDELEPFRYAGEGAPVRWLHQVV, encoded by the coding sequence GTGACGACACGTGGAGTCCTGTACGTGCACTCCGCGCCGCGCGCGCTGTGCCCGCACGTCGAGTGGGCCGTCGCCGGGGTGCTCGGCACGCGCGTCAACCTCGACTGGATCCGGCAGCCGGCCGCGCCCGGCACGTGGCGCTCGGAGTTCTCCTGGCAGGGCGAGCCCGGCACCGCCTCCAAACTGGCCTCGGCGCTGCGCGGCTGGCAACTCCTGCGCTTCGAGGTCACCGCCGAACCCTGCGCCACCGCCGAGGGCGAGCGCTACAGCTGCACCCCCGACCTCGGCATCTTCCACGCCGTCACCGGCATCCACGGCGACATCCTCATCCCCGAGGACCGCCTCCGCGCGGCCCTGACCCGCGCCCAGCAGGATGAAACGGACCTGGAAGCGGAAATCGCCAAACTCCTGGGCAAGCCGTGGGACGACGAGTTGGAGCCGTTCAGGTACGCGGGTGAGGGAGCACCGGTCCGCTGGCTGCACCAGGTGGTCTGA
- a CDS encoding acyl carrier protein, with product MAATQEEIVAGLAEIVNEIAGIPTEDVQLDKSFTDDLDVDSLSMVEVVVAAEERFDVKIPDDDVKNLKTVGDATEYILKHQA from the coding sequence ATGGCCGCCACTCAGGAAGAGATCGTCGCCGGTCTCGCGGAGATCGTGAACGAGATCGCCGGGATCCCCACCGAGGACGTCCAGCTGGACAAGTCCTTCACCGACGACCTGGACGTCGACTCGCTGTCCATGGTCGAGGTCGTCGTCGCCGCCGAGGAGCGCTTCGACGTGAAGATCCCCGACGACGACGTCAAGAACCTCAAGACCGTGGGCGACGCGACCGAGTACATCCTCAAGCACCAGGCCTAA
- a CDS encoding IS30 family transposase — translation MDFEIRGDRTAQGPVKLSRERTEYSRLVQQGYSNKEACRLVGIDERTGRKWRNGRSADRRQKAAPPINAVVPPSGPSRYLREADRIYIADRLREKATLRAIAAELGRSPSTVSREIRRNRHPGNGQYRPHAAQARADARRPRPKPGKISRNRELRDFIQDHLHLRWSPEQICQALRAQLPERPEMHVVHETVYQALYVQGRGELRRELARALRTGRARRKPRRQAQQRQPRFSTPMVMISERPAEAEDRAVPGHWEGDLIIGKDGKSAIGTLVERATRYVMLLHLPGDHGAESVRDVLVTTVQTLPSHLTRSLTWDQGSEMGAHGAFTVATGIPVYFCDPASPWQRGSNENTNGLLRQYFPKGTDLSVHTRKHLDAVAAELNGRPRKTLGWETPAERLHKLLAA, via the coding sequence ATGGACTTCGAGATTCGTGGGGACCGGACGGCTCAGGGGCCTGTGAAGCTGAGCCGGGAGCGGACGGAATACTCCCGGCTCGTGCAACAGGGCTACAGCAACAAGGAAGCCTGCCGGCTGGTCGGTATCGACGAGCGGACCGGCAGAAAGTGGCGTAACGGCCGCAGCGCCGACCGTAGGCAGAAGGCGGCACCACCGATCAACGCGGTGGTGCCGCCTTCTGGTCCGTCCCGGTATCTGCGTGAGGCCGACCGGATCTACATCGCTGACCGGCTGCGGGAGAAGGCCACGCTCCGGGCGATCGCGGCCGAGCTGGGCCGTAGCCCGTCCACCGTCAGCCGCGAGATCCGCCGTAACCGGCATCCGGGCAACGGCCAGTACCGGCCGCACGCCGCCCAGGCCCGCGCCGATGCCCGCCGGCCCCGCCCCAAGCCGGGAAAGATCAGCCGGAACCGTGAGCTGCGGGACTTCATCCAGGACCACCTGCATCTACGGTGGAGTCCGGAGCAGATCTGCCAGGCTCTGCGGGCACAGTTGCCCGAGCGGCCGGAGATGCATGTGGTCCACGAGACGGTTTACCAGGCTCTCTACGTCCAAGGACGCGGAGAGTTGCGCCGTGAGCTGGCCCGCGCCCTGCGGACCGGTCGCGCCCGGCGCAAGCCGCGTCGCCAGGCCCAGCAGCGCCAGCCACGGTTTTCCACCCCCATGGTGATGATCAGCGAACGGCCCGCCGAAGCGGAAGACCGGGCCGTGCCCGGCCACTGGGAAGGCGACCTCATCATCGGCAAGGACGGTAAGTCGGCCATCGGCACCCTGGTCGAGCGCGCCACCCGCTACGTCATGCTCCTGCACCTGCCCGGCGACCACGGCGCCGAGAGCGTCCGGGACGTGCTGGTCACCACGGTCCAGACCCTGCCCTCGCACCTCACACGGTCCCTGACCTGGGACCAGGGAAGCGAGATGGGCGCCCACGGCGCGTTCACCGTCGCCACCGGCATCCCGGTCTACTTCTGCGACCCGGCCAGCCCCTGGCAGCGAGGCTCCAACGAGAACACCAACGGCCTGCTGCGGCAGTACTTCCCCAAGGGCACCGACCTCTCGGTCCACACCCGCAAGCACCTGGACGCCGTGGCCGCCGAACTCAACGGTCGCCCACGCAAAACGCTCGGCTGGGAAACCCCAGCCGAGCGCCTGCATAAACTGCTCGCGGCCTGA
- a CDS encoding SGNH/GDSL hydrolase family protein, producing MRKTGQRVRTAVAVLTAAVVGLTGCDAMGGDGPDEAGLGRQRAEAGPAVVWDRSPGSIAAVGDSITRGFDACAVLVDCPEVSWATGDSPEVNSLAVRLLGARAATHSWNYAVSGTAMADLPAQMERAAAREPELVTVMTGANDACRSSTSAMTPVDDFRADFEDALHTLREALPKAQVYVASIPNLMRLWSEGRTNPLGKQVWKLGICPSMLGDADAVDAAANERRATVQRRVMDYNAVLAEVCGADEYCRYDGGAVFEYRFGTAQLSPWDWFHPSKNGQARLAEIAYRKVTSEKP from the coding sequence ATGCGGAAGACCGGACAGCGGGTGCGAACCGCGGTGGCCGTGCTCACGGCTGCCGTGGTGGGACTGACCGGCTGCGATGCCATGGGCGGCGACGGGCCGGACGAGGCCGGCCTGGGCCGGCAGCGGGCCGAGGCGGGTCCGGCGGTGGTGTGGGACCGCAGTCCCGGGTCGATCGCCGCCGTCGGTGACTCCATCACCCGTGGGTTCGACGCCTGCGCGGTGCTGGTGGACTGCCCGGAGGTGTCCTGGGCGACCGGCGACAGTCCCGAGGTGAACAGCCTCGCCGTACGGCTGCTGGGCGCGCGGGCCGCCACGCACAGCTGGAACTACGCGGTGAGCGGGACGGCGATGGCGGACCTCCCGGCGCAGATGGAGCGTGCGGCGGCGCGCGAGCCGGAGCTCGTGACGGTGATGACGGGCGCGAACGACGCCTGCCGGTCCTCGACGTCGGCGATGACGCCGGTGGACGACTTCCGGGCCGACTTCGAGGACGCGCTGCACACGCTGCGCGAGGCCCTGCCCAAGGCTCAGGTGTATGTGGCGAGCATTCCGAACCTGATGCGGCTGTGGTCCGAGGGCCGTACGAACCCGCTGGGCAAGCAGGTGTGGAAGCTGGGGATCTGCCCGTCGATGCTGGGCGACGCGGACGCGGTGGACGCGGCGGCCAACGAGCGGCGCGCGACGGTGCAGCGGCGGGTGATGGACTACAACGCCGTGCTGGCGGAGGTCTGCGGGGCGGACGAGTACTGCCGGTACGACGGCGGGGCGGTGTTCGAGTACCGCTTCGGCACCGCGCAGTTGAGCCCTTGGGACTGGTTCCACCCGAGCAAGAACGGTCAGGCGCGGCTGGCGGAGATCGCCTATCGGAAGGTCACCAGCGAGAAGCCTTAG
- a CDS encoding serine hydrolase domain-containing protein produces the protein MSLQSLALIDNWPVPTAAAGVARADGAVLGVRGPVGQRFALASVTKPLAAYAVLVAYEEGAVEFDEPAGPPGSTVRHLLAHTSGLAFDEHRVTAPPGERRLYSNAGFEQLGDHVAKATDIPFAEYLRQAVLEPLGMTSTSLEGSPAKDGVSTVEDLLRFAAEVQAPRLLDPRTVAEAMSVQYPGTKGVLPGYGHQNPNDWGLGFEIRDAKSPHWTGGSSSPRTFGHFGQSGTFLWIDPDAGLACVALSDRAFGPWAIEAWPTFTDAVLAEARAA, from the coding sequence ATGTCCTTGCAGAGCTTGGCGTTGATCGACAACTGGCCGGTTCCCACCGCTGCGGCGGGGGTCGCACGGGCCGATGGTGCCGTGCTGGGGGTGCGGGGGCCGGTCGGGCAGCGCTTCGCGCTGGCCTCGGTGACCAAGCCGCTGGCCGCGTACGCCGTGCTGGTCGCGTACGAGGAGGGCGCGGTCGAGTTCGACGAACCGGCCGGGCCGCCCGGGTCGACGGTGCGTCATCTGCTGGCGCACACCTCGGGGCTGGCCTTCGACGAGCACCGGGTGACGGCGCCGCCCGGGGAGCGGCGGCTGTACTCCAACGCCGGGTTCGAGCAGCTCGGGGACCATGTCGCCAAGGCCACGGACATCCCGTTCGCGGAGTATCTGCGGCAGGCGGTGCTGGAGCCGCTGGGCATGACGTCGACCTCTCTTGAGGGCTCCCCGGCGAAGGACGGGGTGTCGACGGTCGAGGACCTGCTGCGGTTCGCCGCCGAGGTGCAGGCGCCGCGGCTGCTCGACCCGCGTACGGTCGCCGAGGCGATGAGCGTGCAGTACCCCGGGACGAAGGGCGTGCTTCCCGGGTACGGGCACCAGAACCCCAACGACTGGGGGCTCGGCTTCGAGATCCGCGACGCCAAGTCGCCGCACTGGACGGGCGGTTCGTCGTCACCGCGCACGTTCGGGCACTTCGGGCAGTCCGGTACGTTCCTGTGGATCGACCCGGACGCGGGGCTGGCCTGCGTCGCCCTGTCGGACCGGGCGTTCGGGCCCTGGGCGATCGAGGCGTGGCCGACGTTCACGGACGCGGTGCTCGCGGAGGCGCGCGCGGCCTGA
- the fabF gene encoding beta-ketoacyl-ACP synthase II, with product MSPTNRTVVVTGIGATTPLGGDAASTWEGLVAGRSGVKPLEQEWAAEQAVRIAAPVAVEPTETIPRPQARRLDRSAQFALIAAQEAWADAGFNAKAGEGAEVDPDRLGAVIASGIGGVTTLLDQYDVLKEKGVRRVSPHTVPMLMPNSPSANVGLAVGARAGVHTPVSACASGAEAIGYAIEMIRSGRADIVVAGGTEAAIHPLPIAAFGNMMAMSKNNDDPQGASRPYDVARDGFVLGEGAGVVVLESAEHAAKRGARVYAEAVGQGISADSHDIVQPEPEGRGISHALQNLLERTDLDPAEIVHVNAHATSTPAGDVAELKALRKVFGDDTDHIAVSATKSMTGHLLGGAGGVETVATVLALYHRVAPPTINIENLDPEAEANADVVRGEARKLPVEGRIAALNDSFGFGGHNVVLAFRTV from the coding sequence GTGAGCCCGACCAATCGCACCGTGGTCGTCACCGGTATCGGCGCAACCACACCGCTGGGTGGCGACGCAGCCTCTACCTGGGAGGGCTTGGTCGCCGGTCGTTCCGGCGTCAAGCCCCTGGAGCAGGAGTGGGCCGCCGAGCAGGCGGTCCGCATCGCCGCGCCGGTCGCGGTGGAACCCACCGAGACCATCCCGCGGCCGCAGGCCCGCCGCCTCGACCGCTCGGCGCAGTTCGCGCTGATCGCCGCGCAGGAGGCGTGGGCCGACGCCGGTTTCAACGCCAAGGCCGGCGAGGGCGCCGAGGTCGACCCGGACCGGCTCGGCGCGGTCATCGCCTCCGGCATCGGCGGTGTGACGACCCTGCTCGACCAGTACGACGTGCTGAAGGAGAAGGGCGTACGCCGGGTCTCCCCGCACACCGTCCCCATGCTGATGCCGAACAGCCCCTCCGCGAACGTGGGTCTGGCCGTGGGCGCCCGGGCGGGCGTGCACACCCCGGTCTCCGCGTGCGCCTCGGGCGCCGAGGCCATCGGCTACGCCATCGAGATGATCCGCTCCGGCCGCGCCGACATCGTCGTCGCCGGTGGTACGGAGGCGGCGATCCACCCGCTGCCGATCGCCGCGTTCGGCAACATGATGGCGATGTCCAAGAACAACGACGACCCGCAGGGCGCGTCGCGTCCCTACGACGTCGCCCGCGACGGCTTCGTCCTCGGCGAGGGCGCCGGTGTCGTCGTCCTGGAGTCCGCCGAGCACGCCGCGAAGCGCGGGGCGCGGGTGTACGCCGAGGCGGTCGGACAGGGCATCTCCGCCGACAGCCACGACATCGTGCAGCCGGAGCCGGAAGGACGTGGCATCAGCCACGCCCTGCAGAACCTGCTGGAGCGTACGGATCTGGATCCGGCGGAGATCGTGCACGTCAACGCGCACGCCACGTCGACGCCGGCCGGTGACGTCGCCGAGCTGAAGGCGCTGCGGAAGGTGTTCGGTGACGACACCGACCACATCGCGGTGTCCGCGACGAAGTCGATGACCGGTCATCTGCTGGGTGGTGCGGGCGGTGTCGAGACGGTCGCGACCGTGCTCGCGCTGTACCACCGGGTGGCTCCGCCGACCATCAACATCGAGAACCTCGACCCCGAGGCCGAGGCGAATGCCGATGTGGTGCGCGGTGAGGCGCGGAAGCTGCCCGTCGAGGGGCGTATCGCCGCGCTGAACGACTCGTTCGGGTTCGGTGGGCACAACGTGGTGCTGGCGTTCCGGACGGTCTGA
- a CDS encoding pyroglutamyl peptidase, with translation MNSIRVGIGVLGCVLVAGLATPAGATASAQPAYTVEEQRLERAVPQEILRRSGFDEVAPGFADALGAARSYAQAHRIVVREGSALWRRAVDRAQGRGPVEGDLSRDDDRPLYWARLGMTREVRGWEPEFGLGERGRAALLDALERTSRGQSDLHYPRGGKGMKRILVTGFDPFTLDRDVRISNPSGATALALDGVVIRTADGPARVETAVFPVRWQDFADGTVERTLRPYLPKVDLFTTVSQGRVGRFDIERTNGAWRGGFPDNENVSRTETVPVTDPASQPQWTSTTLPYERIVTAGTGRFPVYDNTSVTEIPAGGTEAVVRPDGPTPGSTARAGGGGNYLSNEIAYRATLLRDRLGLHDTLPGGHVHTPVLQFGAGNTTEVTDPEFVQNRLDIIAQVRAIVTAAADAHSRH, from the coding sequence TTGAATTCCATACGTGTTGGCATCGGTGTACTCGGATGTGTCCTGGTGGCCGGGCTCGCCACCCCGGCCGGCGCCACCGCTTCGGCACAACCGGCGTACACCGTCGAGGAACAGCGACTGGAGCGGGCCGTGCCGCAGGAGATTCTGCGGCGGTCCGGATTCGACGAGGTGGCGCCCGGGTTCGCGGACGCGCTGGGTGCGGCCCGGTCGTACGCGCAGGCCCACCGGATCGTCGTACGGGAAGGGTCGGCGCTGTGGCGGCGGGCGGTGGACCGGGCGCAGGGGCGGGGGCCGGTCGAGGGGGATCTCAGCCGGGACGACGATCGACCCCTGTACTGGGCGCGGTTGGGGATGACCCGGGAAGTGCGCGGCTGGGAGCCGGAGTTCGGGCTCGGTGAGCGGGGGCGGGCGGCGCTGCTGGACGCGTTGGAGCGGACCTCGCGCGGGCAGAGCGACCTCCACTATCCGCGCGGCGGCAAGGGCATGAAGCGGATCCTTGTCACCGGGTTCGATCCGTTCACCCTGGACCGGGACGTGCGGATCTCCAATCCGTCCGGTGCCACCGCGCTCGCCCTCGACGGCGTGGTGATCCGGACGGCGGACGGGCCGGCGCGGGTGGAGACCGCCGTGTTCCCGGTGCGCTGGCAGGACTTCGCGGACGGCACGGTGGAGCGGACGCTACGGCCGTATCTGCCGAAGGTCGATCTCTTCACGACCGTGAGCCAGGGCCGCGTCGGGCGGTTCGACATCGAGCGGACCAACGGGGCCTGGCGGGGCGGGTTCCCGGACAACGAGAACGTCAGCCGGACGGAGACCGTCCCGGTCACCGACCCGGCCTCGCAGCCGCAGTGGACGTCGACGACCCTGCCGTACGAGCGGATCGTGACCGCCGGCACCGGCAGGTTCCCGGTGTACGACAACACCAGCGTGACCGAGATACCGGCGGGCGGCACCGAGGCCGTCGTCCGGCCGGACGGGCCGACCCCCGGGTCGACGGCACGCGCCGGGGGCGGCGGGAACTACCTCTCCAACGAGATCGCCTACCGGGCGACGCTGCTACGGGACCGGCTGGGGCTGCACGACACGCTGCCCGGCGGGCACGTGCACACGCCTGTACTGCAGTTCGGCGCGGGCAACACCACCGAGGTCACCGACCCCGAGTTCGTGCAGAACCGGCTGGACATCATCGCGCAGGTACGGGCGATCGTGACCGCCGCGGCCGACGCGCACTCGCGGCACTGA
- a CDS encoding ACP S-malonyltransferase: protein MLVLVAPGQGAQTPGFLTPWLELPGAADRVAAWSDAIGLDLAHYGTKADADEIRDTAVAQPLLVAAGLLSAAALGDISPGAVAGHSVGEITAAAFAGVLDDTAALTLVRKRGLAMAEAAAITETGMSALLGGDPEVSVAHLQKLGLTPANVNGAGQIVAAGTLEQLAALNEDKPEGVRKVVPLKVAGAFHTHHMAPAVDKLAAAAEALTPADPKITYVSNKDGQTVATGAEIVERLVGQVANPVRWDLCMETFQKLGVTALLEVCPGGTLTGLAKRALPGVQTLALKTPDDLDAARELIAEHA, encoded by the coding sequence GTGCTCGTACTCGTCGCTCCCGGCCAGGGCGCCCAGACGCCCGGCTTCCTGACTCCCTGGCTCGAACTGCCCGGTGCCGCCGACCGCGTCGCCGCCTGGTCGGACGCCATCGGACTGGACCTCGCCCACTACGGCACGAAGGCCGACGCGGACGAGATCCGCGACACGGCCGTCGCGCAGCCGCTGCTCGTCGCCGCCGGGCTCCTGTCTGCCGCGGCACTCGGTGACATTTCGCCGGGCGCGGTGGCGGGCCACAGTGTCGGCGAGATCACCGCGGCCGCCTTCGCCGGTGTCCTCGACGACACCGCCGCGCTGACCCTCGTGCGCAAGCGGGGCCTGGCCATGGCCGAGGCCGCCGCGATCACCGAGACCGGGATGTCGGCGCTGCTCGGCGGCGACCCCGAGGTGAGCGTGGCGCACCTGCAGAAGCTGGGCCTGACCCCGGCGAACGTCAACGGCGCCGGGCAGATCGTGGCCGCGGGAACGCTGGAGCAGCTCGCGGCGCTGAACGAGGACAAGCCGGAGGGCGTCCGCAAGGTCGTCCCGCTGAAGGTGGCCGGCGCCTTCCACACCCACCACATGGCACCCGCGGTCGACAAGCTGGCCGCGGCCGCCGAGGCGCTGACGCCCGCCGACCCGAAGATCACCTACGTCTCGAACAAGGACGGTCAGACGGTCGCCACCGGCGCCGAGATCGTCGAGCGGCTGGTCGGCCAGGTCGCCAATCCGGTCCGCTGGGACCTGTGCATGGAGACGTTCCAGAAGCTCGGCGTCACCGCGCTGCTGGAGGTGTGCCCCGGCGGCACCCTGACCGGCCTCGCCAAGCGCGCCCTGCCCGGCGTGCAGACGCTGGCCCTGAAGACCCCCGACGACCTCGACGCGGCCCGCGAGCTCATCGCCGAGCACGCCTGA